AAAACGTCGTATTGCTTCTGGTTCAGGAACTCAAATCCAAGATGTTAATCGATTATTAAAACAATTTAATCAAATGCAAAAAATGATGAAGCGTTTTTCGAAACCTGGCTCAATGACGAAGCTCTTACAAGGGCTTCAGAACCATTATCCGCGATAATCGAATAAAGCCGCGTGGGAAAAAGCCCTTCCCAAACGAGTAAAATTTGCGTAGAATCCAGCCAGGCTTCGTTTATAGCGGTTGATTATTCAAAGTCCGCTCAATGGAGCGCTTAAAATAGACAGAGACAGTAAAAAACAAAGAGGAAAACTTATTCCATGGTTACTATTCGTTTAGCACGAGGAGGTCGTACAGAACGCCCTTTTTACCACATCGTTGTAACAGATAGGCGGAAACCACGTGATGGACGTTACATCGAGCGTTTAGGCTTTTACAATCCTATTGCTTCAGGAAAAGAAGTCGTATTAAAGATTACAGAAAATCGGGTCAGTTATTGGTTATCTCAAGGTGCTCAGCTTTCAGAGCAAGTCTACAGTCTTCTCAAAAAAGCGAAAAAGGAAAGCGCGGGCCTTAATAAAGAAAAAACGGATACAAGTAGCACCGAAACAGATACGAATAAGACCGATTAATCGGTCTCTCTCTTCAGACACCTTGTATGAGATGCTAAATTGATACTGCCGTATGTGGGGGTGTGTTGGTAAGAAAAAAGATCTTGGTAGGCAGTATAGGAAAACCTTATGGCATTAACGGGTGGGTTAAGATTAATTCCTATACAGAGCCTTTTACTAACCTTATCGATTATCGTCCATGGTATTTAGAAGCGCCGGGTAAACGCTCGTCCCCTATTTTAGTCGGTGTAAAAAAATGCTGTTTGCACGGCCAGCAGTTATTAGCATTGTTTGAGAACAGTACAACACCAGAATCTGCTCGTTTTTATACCAATTATAAAATATATGTTGAACGTGATCAATTTTTTCCGTTACACGCCGGAGAGTATTACTGGGCCGATTTAGAAGGACTAAAAGTTTATAATCGCGAAAACATTTATCTCGGTATCATTCAAATTATTTTTGCCACCGGGGCGAATGATGTTTTAGTAATCAGTGATAAAAAAAGATATTTAGTCCCCTTTTTATTCAATCAAACCATTCAATCTATCGATTTAAAAACCAAAATTATGATTGTCGATTGGGATGCTAATTTCTGATGGACATACAGATTATTAGCTTATTCCCTGAAATGTTCACTCCCCTGAATGTGAGTATCCCTGGGCGTGCTCAAAAAAAAGGTTTGATAACGCTATCTTTTTTGAACCCGCGGGATTTTGCACAAGATAAGCATAACACTGTAGATGATCGTCCTTACGGTGGGGGGCCAGGCATGGTCATGAAATTTGAGCCCTTGCATGCCGCAATCAAGATGGCTAAAACCCGTCAGAAACGTTTACATATACCGCCTTTAGTCAGCTATCTTTCTCCCCAAGGAAAAACCTTGAATCAATCCATTATTCAAAAGCTAAGCCGGCGTCGAGGGCTCATTTTAATTGCTGGCCGGTATGAAGGTATCGATCATCGTCTTATAAACACCGACGTTGATGAAGAATGGTCTATAGGCGATTTTATTCTCAGTGGTGGAGAATTAGCTGCGATGTGTCTTATTGACGCCATAACCCGATTACAACCCGGCGCATTAGGCGATGAGAAATCCGCTTCACAAGACTCCTTTCATTCAGCCCTATTGGATTACCCACATTATACGCGTCCTGCAAGTCTAGAGGAAAAAAACGTTCCCGCTGTTTTACTGCAAGGAAACCATACCGCGATTGCACGTTGGCGTTTAAAACACGCCTTAGGGCGAACGTGGCAACAACGACCTGATTTGTTAAAAAAATATATACTTAACGAGCAGGAACAGGTATTATTAGCCGAGTTTATCCGTGAAAATAGTGAATAAAATTGGAGCGAGTGATGAGCAATCTCATACAAATTATTGAAACAGAACAAATGCAGTCAAAACAAGATATTCCTGATTTTCGTGCAGGGGATACCATCGCAGTAAAAATTAAAGTCAAAGAAGGCACACGTGAACGATTACAGTCTTTTGAAGGCGTTGTAATTGCACGTCGTAGTCGAGGTTTCAACTCTACATTTACAGTAAGAAAAATTTCACATGGTGAAGGTGTAGAACGCGTTTTTCCTCTTTACAGTCCTTTAACGGTGAGCATAGAAATTAAACGACGTGGTGATGTTCGAAAAGCAAAATTATATCATTTGCGTCATTTACGTGGGAAAGCAGCGCGTATTAAAGAAAAATTAATTACTGCGATAAACTCAAAAGAAGAAAAAAAAATTCCTTAAACGACACGCTATGTGATAGATTTCATTATGAGCATAGCCGCGTTTTCATGTAAAAAGTGTAGATGTTTTATAAAGCTATTCTTCAAACTCCCATTGGCAAACTAGGTATACTGACAAGAAATCAATTTCTTACGAAAATTGATTTTTTAATGCCTGAAAGCCCGTTAATTGAACCTCAGGATGAAGTACTATCGACTATCGCGACTCAACTTCACTATTATTTTAAATACCCAAATTTTAAATTTACGCTCCCTTATCAACTACAAGGAACTCCCTTTCAAATAAGCGTTTGGCAAGCCTTGAGCAAAATTACGCTTCAAAAAAACATAAGCTATGGAATGCTTGCTAAAAAATTAAAAACAGGGGCGCGAGCTAT
The DNA window shown above is from Rickettsiella grylli and carries:
- the rpsP gene encoding 30S ribosomal protein S16, which encodes MVTIRLARGGRTERPFYHIVVTDRRKPRDGRYIERLGFYNPIASGKEVVLKITENRVSYWLSQGAQLSEQVYSLLKKAKKESAGLNKEKTDTSSTETDTNKTD
- the rimM gene encoding ribosome maturation factor RimM (Essential for efficient processing of 16S rRNA) yields the protein MVRKKILVGSIGKPYGINGWVKINSYTEPFTNLIDYRPWYLEAPGKRSSPILVGVKKCCLHGQQLLALFENSTTPESARFYTNYKIYVERDQFFPLHAGEYYWADLEGLKVYNRENIYLGIIQIIFATGANDVLVISDKKRYLVPFLFNQTIQSIDLKTKIMIVDWDANF
- the trmD gene encoding tRNA (guanosine(37)-N1)-methyltransferase TrmD: MDIQIISLFPEMFTPLNVSIPGRAQKKGLITLSFLNPRDFAQDKHNTVDDRPYGGGPGMVMKFEPLHAAIKMAKTRQKRLHIPPLVSYLSPQGKTLNQSIIQKLSRRRGLILIAGRYEGIDHRLINTDVDEEWSIGDFILSGGELAAMCLIDAITRLQPGALGDEKSASQDSFHSALLDYPHYTRPASLEEKNVPAVLLQGNHTAIARWRLKHALGRTWQQRPDLLKKYILNEQEQVLLAEFIRENSE
- the rplS gene encoding 50S ribosomal protein L19, with product MSNLIQIIETEQMQSKQDIPDFRAGDTIAVKIKVKEGTRERLQSFEGVVIARRSRGFNSTFTVRKISHGEGVERVFPLYSPLTVSIEIKRRGDVRKAKLYHLRHLRGKAARIKEKLITAINSKEEKKIP
- a CDS encoding methylated-DNA--[protein]-cysteine S-methyltransferase, translated to MFYKAILQTPIGKLGILTRNQFLTKIDFLMPESPLIEPQDEVLSTIATQLHYYFKYPNFKFTLPYQLQGTPFQISVWQALSKITLQKNISYGMLAKKLKTGARAIGNACRMNPLPILIPCHRVVAQKTVGGYKGEKIAIKKWLLTHEISCLKN